From a region of the Salvelinus alpinus chromosome 2, SLU_Salpinus.1, whole genome shotgun sequence genome:
- the LOC139554127 gene encoding zinc finger and SCAN domain-containing protein 22-like — MTKLQFLNVFLTERLMLAAQEIYKSVEDTILEYQEEIALRERENDHLRRRLRDAGIEIWPDRQSMALLEEEDGEHPRREWSPSMGHEERIPILVKEKRELRYSQGDEQLRGHGSCSTPESMFTPPRVSNEYPQDPPQSSNLPQNPSVENREREPGPRSSSRHVKSEGSHRGSSSSSSNSGPQPLATVNPNCSNENIDIIGVENGGQMSASKGRAGGSRGQGSHLGNQGANSTAAAECGKSPLQVHVSSFCCRVCGETFSHVGHLHVHVQVHTREKPYRCGVCGKCCSSSGRLQEHARSHTGEKPYRCQSCGKGFTQMAHLKVHMRIHTGEKPYSCPVCGKCFSRSDKIKRHLQTHSREGTYFSGQ; from the exons ATGACTAAATTgcagtttttaaatgtatttttgacCGAGCGGCTTATGCTCGCTGCCCAGGAGATCTATAAATCTGTCGAAGACACGATTTTGGAATACCAAGAGGAGATTGCGctcagggagagggagaacgacCATCTGAGACGTAGGCTTCGAGACGCTGGGATTGAAATATGGCCAG ACCGTCAGTCCATGGCACtattagaggaggaggatggcgaGCATCCCCGCCGGGAATGGAGCCCCAGTATGGGCCATGAGGAGCGCATCCCCATCCTGGTCAAGGAGAAACGGGAGCTCAGGTACAGCCAGGGGGACGAACAGCTTCGCGGCCACGGCTCCTGCAGCACCCCAGAGTCCATGTTCACCCCTCCCCGCGTCAGCAACGAATACCCCCAGGACCCTCCCCAGTCCTCCAACCTGCCCCAGAACCCATCggtggagaacagagagagggagcctgGTCCCAGAAGCTCATCCAGACACGTCAAATCAGAAGGGTCCCACAGAGGCTCATCGTCGTCTTCATCCAACAGCGGCCCGCAGCCCCTGGCCACGGTCAACCCCAACTGCTCCAACGAGAACATTGACATCATCGGGGTGGAGAACGGAGGGCAGATGTCGGCGTCTAAAGGACGAGCCGGCGGGAGCAGAGGTCAGGGCTCCCACTTAGGCAACCAGGGCGCTAATTCCACCGCGGCCGCAGAGTGTGGAAAATCTCCTCTCCAGGTGCACGTGTCGTCGTTCTGCTGCAGGGTGTGCGGGGAGACGTTCAGCCACGTCGGTCACCTGCATGTCCACGTCCAGGTGCACACCCGGGAGAAGCCGTATCGCTGCGGGGTGTGTGGAAAGTGCTGCAGCTCCTCCGGCAGGCTCCAGGAGCATGCCAGGagtcacactggagagaagccgtaCCGCTGCCAGAGCTGTGGAAAAGGATTTACCCAGATGGCCCATCTGAAGGTCCACATGCgtatccacacaggagagaaaccctacagctgcccCGTGTGTGGCAAGTGTTTCAGCCGCTCTGACAAAATCAAACGTCACCTCCAGACCCACAGCCGCGAGGGCACCTACTTCTCGGGGCAGTGA
- the LOC139554081 gene encoding uncharacterized protein isoform X3 yields MGFCHDQRTYTEKELRHRHGWSHSSQGEDHNYDSVAPRRSTENTDRQQEDPEPTATEKQQEPRTSLGEEQLPDSGMTESTTPTVTCTPLFRSKNHGQGPSKCQAKPKPQPQPQHQAQPQPQHQAQHQAQHQAQPQPQHQAQPQPQHQAQPQAQPQHQAQPQPQHQAQPQAQPQAQPQPQHQAQPKPQPKPQPQHQAQPKPQPKPQPQAQPQPQHQAQPKPQPQPQPFPTTFLLGQPFQTAQNQTVMLSKQNVPLMIFTLPYVQSPAAQSEEVKGVESTTLHNYNVPCSCQVCGQSFDFTRHLIRHVQMHLAEQNRLCGLCGKVLEPAENMAVHLQTHSLMKTFCHICGKCFPKNSELKYHISIYHYVEKPHLCEMCGKTFRHGKALKEHHTSFHIEGRDKPYKCHLCRKGFSGERQVKLHQLTHTGEKPYQCEDCGMCFREKNTLKGHMRTHTGEKPYKCRECGKCFRLLGALKCHLLTHTGEKPYRCNVCGRCFSQSSSRKTHMKTHKMAHAVDSPQSAERPDSAEKALSE; encoded by the exons ATGGGTTTCTGCCATGACCAAAGAACGTACACAGAGAAAGAACTTCGCCATAGGCATGGCTGGAGCCACTCTTCTCAAG GTGAAGACCACAACTACGACTCAGTAGCGCCAAGAAGATCCACAGAAAATACTGACAGACAG CAGGAGGACCCAGAGCCCACAGCGACTGAGAAGCAGCAGGAACCAAGGACCAGTCTGGGGGAAGAGCAGCTTCCAGACTCTGGAATGACAGAGTCCACAACACCCACAGTCACATGCACTCCTCTCTTTAGGAGCAAAAACCATGGTCAGGGCCCATCCAAATGCCAGGCCAAGCCCaaaccccagcctcagccccaacatcaggcccagcctcagccccaacaCCAGGCCCAACATCAGGCCCAACATcaggcccagcctcagccccaacatcaggcccagcctcagccccaacaTCAGGCCCAGCCTCAGGCCCAGCCCCAACATcaggcccagcctcagccccaacaTCAAGCCCAGCCTCAGGCCCAGCCTcaggcccagcctcagccccaacaTCAAGCCCAGCCCAAGCCTCAGCCCAAACCCCAGCCCCAACATCAAGCCCAGCCCAAACCCCAGCCCAAACCCCAGCCTcaggcccagcctcagccccaacaTCAAGCCCAGCCCaaaccccagccccagcctcagcccttcCCCACAACCTTTCTCCTGGGCCAACCCTTCCAAACAGCACAGAACCAAACTGTTATGTTGTCTAAACAGAATGTCCCCCTGATGATATTTACACTTCCCTATGTGCAAAGCCCTGCAGCTCAAAGTGAGGAAGTCAAAGGTGTGGAAAGCACTACGTTGCACAACTACAACGTTCCTTGTTCTTGCCAGGTGTGTGGGCAATCATTTGACTTCACGCGTCATTTGATAAGACATGTTCAGATGCACTTAGCGGAGCAAAACcgtttgtgtggtttgtgtgggAAGGTCCTTGAGCCTGCAGAGAACATGGCGGTTCACCTGCAAACTCACAGTCTAATGAAAACGTTTTGTCATATTTGTGGCAAATGTTTCCCTAAGAATTCTGAGCTGAAATATCATATAAGTATTTATCACTATGTGGAGAAGCCACATCTGTGCGAAATGTGTGGGAAAACCTTCCGACATGGCAAGGCCCTTAAAGAGCATCATACGTCCTTTCACATAGAGGGACGAGATAAGCCGTATAAATGCCATTTGTGCAGAAAAGGCTTCTCGGGAGAAAGACAAGTTAAACTCCACCAGTTAactcacactggagagaaaccgtatCAGTGTGAAGATTGTGGCATGTGCTTCAGGGAGAAGAATACTCTTAAAGGGCACATgaggactcacacaggagagaaaccgtataagTGCAGAGAGTGTGGGAAATGCTTTAGATTGTTAGGTGCTTTAAAATGTCACCTACTAactcacactggagagaaaccgtatCGCTGCAACGTCTGTGGCAGATGCTTCAGTCAGTCCTCATCCCGCAAGACTCACATGAAAACTCACAAAATGGCTCACGCAGTAGATAGTCCACAGAGTGCAGAGAGACCAGACAGTGCAGAAAAGGCTTTGTCGGAGTAG
- the LOC139554081 gene encoding uncharacterized protein isoform X4, producing the protein MGFCHDQRTYTEKELRHRHGWSHSSQGEDHNYDSVAPRRSTENTDRQEDPEPTATEKQQEPRTSLGEEQLPDSGMTESTTPTVTCTPLFRSKNHGQGPSKCQAKPKPQPQPQHQAQPQPQHQAQHQAQHQAQPQPQHQAQPQPQHQAQPQAQPQHQAQPQPQHQAQPQAQPQAQPQPQHQAQPKPQPKPQPQHQAQPKPQPKPQPQAQPQPQHQAQPKPQPQPQPFPTTFLLGQPFQTAQNQTVMLSKQNVPLMIFTLPYVQSPAAQSEEVKGVESTTLHNYNVPCSCQVCGQSFDFTRHLIRHVQMHLAEQNRLCGLCGKVLEPAENMAVHLQTHSLMKTFCHICGKCFPKNSELKYHISIYHYVEKPHLCEMCGKTFRHGKALKEHHTSFHIEGRDKPYKCHLCRKGFSGERQVKLHQLTHTGEKPYQCEDCGMCFREKNTLKGHMRTHTGEKPYKCRECGKCFRLLGALKCHLLTHTGEKPYRCNVCGRCFSQSSSRKTHMKTHKMAHAVDSPQSAERPDSAEKALSE; encoded by the exons ATGGGTTTCTGCCATGACCAAAGAACGTACACAGAGAAAGAACTTCGCCATAGGCATGGCTGGAGCCACTCTTCTCAAG GTGAAGACCACAACTACGACTCAGTAGCGCCAAGAAGATCCACAGAAAATACTGACAGACAG GAGGACCCAGAGCCCACAGCGACTGAGAAGCAGCAGGAACCAAGGACCAGTCTGGGGGAAGAGCAGCTTCCAGACTCTGGAATGACAGAGTCCACAACACCCACAGTCACATGCACTCCTCTCTTTAGGAGCAAAAACCATGGTCAGGGCCCATCCAAATGCCAGGCCAAGCCCaaaccccagcctcagccccaacatcaggcccagcctcagccccaacaCCAGGCCCAACATCAGGCCCAACATcaggcccagcctcagccccaacatcaggcccagcctcagccccaacaTCAGGCCCAGCCTCAGGCCCAGCCCCAACATcaggcccagcctcagccccaacaTCAAGCCCAGCCTCAGGCCCAGCCTcaggcccagcctcagccccaacaTCAAGCCCAGCCCAAGCCTCAGCCCAAACCCCAGCCCCAACATCAAGCCCAGCCCAAACCCCAGCCCAAACCCCAGCCTcaggcccagcctcagccccaacaTCAAGCCCAGCCCaaaccccagccccagcctcagcccttcCCCACAACCTTTCTCCTGGGCCAACCCTTCCAAACAGCACAGAACCAAACTGTTATGTTGTCTAAACAGAATGTCCCCCTGATGATATTTACACTTCCCTATGTGCAAAGCCCTGCAGCTCAAAGTGAGGAAGTCAAAGGTGTGGAAAGCACTACGTTGCACAACTACAACGTTCCTTGTTCTTGCCAGGTGTGTGGGCAATCATTTGACTTCACGCGTCATTTGATAAGACATGTTCAGATGCACTTAGCGGAGCAAAACcgtttgtgtggtttgtgtgggAAGGTCCTTGAGCCTGCAGAGAACATGGCGGTTCACCTGCAAACTCACAGTCTAATGAAAACGTTTTGTCATATTTGTGGCAAATGTTTCCCTAAGAATTCTGAGCTGAAATATCATATAAGTATTTATCACTATGTGGAGAAGCCACATCTGTGCGAAATGTGTGGGAAAACCTTCCGACATGGCAAGGCCCTTAAAGAGCATCATACGTCCTTTCACATAGAGGGACGAGATAAGCCGTATAAATGCCATTTGTGCAGAAAAGGCTTCTCGGGAGAAAGACAAGTTAAACTCCACCAGTTAactcacactggagagaaaccgtatCAGTGTGAAGATTGTGGCATGTGCTTCAGGGAGAAGAATACTCTTAAAGGGCACATgaggactcacacaggagagaaaccgtataagTGCAGAGAGTGTGGGAAATGCTTTAGATTGTTAGGTGCTTTAAAATGTCACCTACTAactcacactggagagaaaccgtatCGCTGCAACGTCTGTGGCAGATGCTTCAGTCAGTCCTCATCCCGCAAGACTCACATGAAAACTCACAAAATGGCTCACGCAGTAGATAGTCCACAGAGTGCAGAGAGACCAGACAGTGCAGAAAAGGCTTTGTCGGAGTAG
- the LOC139554081 gene encoding uncharacterized protein isoform X2 codes for MLILASMMRPKRTCCVGVCRACGENISNRIYVHSLFSQFEGQCLKPFDYTTALEDLTGPISQDDALPQIICETCRKLLKRYYKSFCDVEKIGSIFRESAQKQRESHSLAWRTRDPQQGEISITPFPQERMTDACKVTPRDLTVTLVVVPKSENTDEDATPDPNNDNIKPEPAEISVYLEDDMEPDRQSGDDDDASSKLSQVSVPTKYILTGPMEKLVDNILNGQFFSAAKAIMDIPDLASLVTKEVLNQVVKECKELTSVPFNSILRQTSSSSLEAFRWDTVFTEWKTTAPTFLRFLESASTSTWVSAMTKERTQRKNFAIGMAGATLLKVRCGRMSAPMYRNSLIMHQAQKKKCFNRFARLGVCVTKQSMLHLLRRVRASEEVTRTPSAGEDHNYDSVAPRRSTENTDRQEDPEPTATEKQQEPRTSLGEEQLPDSGMTESTTPTVTCTPLFRSKNHGQGPSKCQAKPKPQPQPQHQAQPQPQHQAQHQAQHQAQPQPQHQAQPQPQHQAQPQAQPQHQAQPQPQHQAQPQAQPQAQPQPQHQAQPKPQPKPQPQHQAQPKPQPKPQPQAQPQPQHQAQPKPQPQPQPFPTTFLLGQPFQTAQNQTVMLSKQNVPLMIFTLPYVQSPAAQSEEVKGVESTTLHNYNVPCSCQVCGQSFDFTRHLIRHVQMHLAEQNRLCGLCGKVLEPAENMAVHLQTHSLMKTFCHICGKCFPKNSELKYHISIYHYVEKPHLCEMCGKTFRHGKALKEHHTSFHIEGRDKPYKCHLCRKGFSGERQVKLHQLTHTGEKPYQCEDCGMCFREKNTLKGHMRTHTGEKPYKCRECGKCFRLLGALKCHLLTHTGEKPYRCNVCGRCFSQSSSRKTHMKTHKMAHAVDSPQSAERPDSAEKALSE; via the exons ATGCTAATACTAGCTAGCATGATGAGACCAAAGAGAACCTGTTGTGTCGGTGTATGTCGTGCTTGCGGGGAAAACATTTCCAATAGAATATACGTGCACAGTCTCTTCAGTCAGTTCGAAGGTCAATGTTTGAAACCATTTGACTACACCACAGCATTGGAGGACCTCACTGGACCAATTTCTCAGGACGATgctttaccacagatcatttgcGAAACGTGTCGTAAACTTCTCAAACGGTACTACAAAAGCTTTTGCGATGTGGAGAAAATTGGCAGTATATTTCGAGAAAGTGCTCAGAAGCAGAGGGAGAGTCACTCTCTCGCATGGCGAACTCGGGACCCCCAACAAGGTGAGATTAGTATCACCCCCTTTCCCCAAGAGAGAATGACAGACGCGTGTAAAGTTACCCCGCGAGATTTGACCGTAACGTTAGTAGTTGTGCCAAAGAGCGAGAACACGGACGAAGACGCCACACCAGATCCCAACAACGATAACATCAAACCTGAGCCTGCAGAAATCTCAGTATACCTGGAAGATGATATGGAGCCGGATCGACAGTCTGGCGATGATGATGATGCTTCTTCGAAGCTAAGCCAG GTGAGTGTGCCAACTAAATACATCCTTACTGGACCCATGGAGAAACTTGTGGATAACATTTTGAATGGACAATTCTTCAGCGCAGCAAAGGCAATCATGGATATTCCTGATTTGGCTTCCCTTGTCACTAAAGAGGTTTTGAATCAAGTCGTCAAAGAATGCAAAGAGCTCACTAGCGTTCCATTCAACTCCATACTTAGACAGACCAGTTCATCCTCTCTGGAAGCCTTCAGGTGGGACACTGTTTTTACTGAATGGAAGACAACCGCACCCACGTTCCTTAGGTTTCTGGAGTCCGCAAGCACATCTACATGGGTTTCTGCCATGACCAAAGAACGTACACAGAGAAAGAACTTCGCCATAGGCATGGCTGGAGCCACTCTTCTCAAGGTACGTTGCGGCAGGATGAGTGCACCCATGTATCGGAACTCGCTTATCATGCACCAGGCTCAGAAGAAAAAGTGCTTCAATAGGTTTGCCAGACTTGGTGTCTGTGTTACTAAGCAAAGCATGCTTCATCTGTTGAGAAGAGTCAGGGCATCTGAAGAAGTAACCAGGACTCCCTCTGCAGGTGAAGACCACAACTACGACTCAGTAGCGCCAAGAAGATCCACAGAAAATACTGACAGACAG GAGGACCCAGAGCCCACAGCGACTGAGAAGCAGCAGGAACCAAGGACCAGTCTGGGGGAAGAGCAGCTTCCAGACTCTGGAATGACAGAGTCCACAACACCCACAGTCACATGCACTCCTCTCTTTAGGAGCAAAAACCATGGTCAGGGCCCATCCAAATGCCAGGCCAAGCCCaaaccccagcctcagccccaacatcaggcccagcctcagccccaacaCCAGGCCCAACATCAGGCCCAACATcaggcccagcctcagccccaacatcaggcccagcctcagccccaacaTCAGGCCCAGCCTCAGGCCCAGCCCCAACATcaggcccagcctcagccccaacaTCAAGCCCAGCCTCAGGCCCAGCCTcaggcccagcctcagccccaacaTCAAGCCCAGCCCAAGCCTCAGCCCAAACCCCAGCCCCAACATCAAGCCCAGCCCAAACCCCAGCCCAAACCCCAGCCTcaggcccagcctcagccccaacaTCAAGCCCAGCCCaaaccccagccccagcctcagcccttcCCCACAACCTTTCTCCTGGGCCAACCCTTCCAAACAGCACAGAACCAAACTGTTATGTTGTCTAAACAGAATGTCCCCCTGATGATATTTACACTTCCCTATGTGCAAAGCCCTGCAGCTCAAAGTGAGGAAGTCAAAGGTGTGGAAAGCACTACGTTGCACAACTACAACGTTCCTTGTTCTTGCCAGGTGTGTGGGCAATCATTTGACTTCACGCGTCATTTGATAAGACATGTTCAGATGCACTTAGCGGAGCAAAACcgtttgtgtggtttgtgtgggAAGGTCCTTGAGCCTGCAGAGAACATGGCGGTTCACCTGCAAACTCACAGTCTAATGAAAACGTTTTGTCATATTTGTGGCAAATGTTTCCCTAAGAATTCTGAGCTGAAATATCATATAAGTATTTATCACTATGTGGAGAAGCCACATCTGTGCGAAATGTGTGGGAAAACCTTCCGACATGGCAAGGCCCTTAAAGAGCATCATACGTCCTTTCACATAGAGGGACGAGATAAGCCGTATAAATGCCATTTGTGCAGAAAAGGCTTCTCGGGAGAAAGACAAGTTAAACTCCACCAGTTAactcacactggagagaaaccgtatCAGTGTGAAGATTGTGGCATGTGCTTCAGGGAGAAGAATACTCTTAAAGGGCACATgaggactcacacaggagagaaaccgtataagTGCAGAGAGTGTGGGAAATGCTTTAGATTGTTAGGTGCTTTAAAATGTCACCTACTAactcacactggagagaaaccgtatCGCTGCAACGTCTGTGGCAGATGCTTCAGTCAGTCCTCATCCCGCAAGACTCACATGAAAACTCACAAAATGGCTCACGCAGTAGATAGTCCACAGAGTGCAGAGAGACCAGACAGTGCAGAAAAGGCTTTGTCGGAGTAG
- the LOC139554081 gene encoding uncharacterized protein isoform X1, whose translation MLILASMMRPKRTCCVGVCRACGENISNRIYVHSLFSQFEGQCLKPFDYTTALEDLTGPISQDDALPQIICETCRKLLKRYYKSFCDVEKIGSIFRESAQKQRESHSLAWRTRDPQQGEISITPFPQERMTDACKVTPRDLTVTLVVVPKSENTDEDATPDPNNDNIKPEPAEISVYLEDDMEPDRQSGDDDDASSKLSQVSVPTKYILTGPMEKLVDNILNGQFFSAAKAIMDIPDLASLVTKEVLNQVVKECKELTSVPFNSILRQTSSSSLEAFRWDTVFTEWKTTAPTFLRFLESASTSTWVSAMTKERTQRKNFAIGMAGATLLKVRCGRMSAPMYRNSLIMHQAQKKKCFNRFARLGVCVTKQSMLHLLRRVRASEEVTRTPSAGEDHNYDSVAPRRSTENTDRQQEDPEPTATEKQQEPRTSLGEEQLPDSGMTESTTPTVTCTPLFRSKNHGQGPSKCQAKPKPQPQPQHQAQPQPQHQAQHQAQHQAQPQPQHQAQPQPQHQAQPQAQPQHQAQPQPQHQAQPQAQPQAQPQPQHQAQPKPQPKPQPQHQAQPKPQPKPQPQAQPQPQHQAQPKPQPQPQPFPTTFLLGQPFQTAQNQTVMLSKQNVPLMIFTLPYVQSPAAQSEEVKGVESTTLHNYNVPCSCQVCGQSFDFTRHLIRHVQMHLAEQNRLCGLCGKVLEPAENMAVHLQTHSLMKTFCHICGKCFPKNSELKYHISIYHYVEKPHLCEMCGKTFRHGKALKEHHTSFHIEGRDKPYKCHLCRKGFSGERQVKLHQLTHTGEKPYQCEDCGMCFREKNTLKGHMRTHTGEKPYKCRECGKCFRLLGALKCHLLTHTGEKPYRCNVCGRCFSQSSSRKTHMKTHKMAHAVDSPQSAERPDSAEKALSE comes from the exons ATGCTAATACTAGCTAGCATGATGAGACCAAAGAGAACCTGTTGTGTCGGTGTATGTCGTGCTTGCGGGGAAAACATTTCCAATAGAATATACGTGCACAGTCTCTTCAGTCAGTTCGAAGGTCAATGTTTGAAACCATTTGACTACACCACAGCATTGGAGGACCTCACTGGACCAATTTCTCAGGACGATgctttaccacagatcatttgcGAAACGTGTCGTAAACTTCTCAAACGGTACTACAAAAGCTTTTGCGATGTGGAGAAAATTGGCAGTATATTTCGAGAAAGTGCTCAGAAGCAGAGGGAGAGTCACTCTCTCGCATGGCGAACTCGGGACCCCCAACAAGGTGAGATTAGTATCACCCCCTTTCCCCAAGAGAGAATGACAGACGCGTGTAAAGTTACCCCGCGAGATTTGACCGTAACGTTAGTAGTTGTGCCAAAGAGCGAGAACACGGACGAAGACGCCACACCAGATCCCAACAACGATAACATCAAACCTGAGCCTGCAGAAATCTCAGTATACCTGGAAGATGATATGGAGCCGGATCGACAGTCTGGCGATGATGATGATGCTTCTTCGAAGCTAAGCCAG GTGAGTGTGCCAACTAAATACATCCTTACTGGACCCATGGAGAAACTTGTGGATAACATTTTGAATGGACAATTCTTCAGCGCAGCAAAGGCAATCATGGATATTCCTGATTTGGCTTCCCTTGTCACTAAAGAGGTTTTGAATCAAGTCGTCAAAGAATGCAAAGAGCTCACTAGCGTTCCATTCAACTCCATACTTAGACAGACCAGTTCATCCTCTCTGGAAGCCTTCAGGTGGGACACTGTTTTTACTGAATGGAAGACAACCGCACCCACGTTCCTTAGGTTTCTGGAGTCCGCAAGCACATCTACATGGGTTTCTGCCATGACCAAAGAACGTACACAGAGAAAGAACTTCGCCATAGGCATGGCTGGAGCCACTCTTCTCAAGGTACGTTGCGGCAGGATGAGTGCACCCATGTATCGGAACTCGCTTATCATGCACCAGGCTCAGAAGAAAAAGTGCTTCAATAGGTTTGCCAGACTTGGTGTCTGTGTTACTAAGCAAAGCATGCTTCATCTGTTGAGAAGAGTCAGGGCATCTGAAGAAGTAACCAGGACTCCCTCTGCAGGTGAAGACCACAACTACGACTCAGTAGCGCCAAGAAGATCCACAGAAAATACTGACAGACAG CAGGAGGACCCAGAGCCCACAGCGACTGAGAAGCAGCAGGAACCAAGGACCAGTCTGGGGGAAGAGCAGCTTCCAGACTCTGGAATGACAGAGTCCACAACACCCACAGTCACATGCACTCCTCTCTTTAGGAGCAAAAACCATGGTCAGGGCCCATCCAAATGCCAGGCCAAGCCCaaaccccagcctcagccccaacatcaggcccagcctcagccccaacaCCAGGCCCAACATCAGGCCCAACATcaggcccagcctcagccccaacatcaggcccagcctcagccccaacaTCAGGCCCAGCCTCAGGCCCAGCCCCAACATcaggcccagcctcagccccaacaTCAAGCCCAGCCTCAGGCCCAGCCTcaggcccagcctcagccccaacaTCAAGCCCAGCCCAAGCCTCAGCCCAAACCCCAGCCCCAACATCAAGCCCAGCCCAAACCCCAGCCCAAACCCCAGCCTcaggcccagcctcagccccaacaTCAAGCCCAGCCCaaaccccagccccagcctcagcccttcCCCACAACCTTTCTCCTGGGCCAACCCTTCCAAACAGCACAGAACCAAACTGTTATGTTGTCTAAACAGAATGTCCCCCTGATGATATTTACACTTCCCTATGTGCAAAGCCCTGCAGCTCAAAGTGAGGAAGTCAAAGGTGTGGAAAGCACTACGTTGCACAACTACAACGTTCCTTGTTCTTGCCAGGTGTGTGGGCAATCATTTGACTTCACGCGTCATTTGATAAGACATGTTCAGATGCACTTAGCGGAGCAAAACcgtttgtgtggtttgtgtgggAAGGTCCTTGAGCCTGCAGAGAACATGGCGGTTCACCTGCAAACTCACAGTCTAATGAAAACGTTTTGTCATATTTGTGGCAAATGTTTCCCTAAGAATTCTGAGCTGAAATATCATATAAGTATTTATCACTATGTGGAGAAGCCACATCTGTGCGAAATGTGTGGGAAAACCTTCCGACATGGCAAGGCCCTTAAAGAGCATCATACGTCCTTTCACATAGAGGGACGAGATAAGCCGTATAAATGCCATTTGTGCAGAAAAGGCTTCTCGGGAGAAAGACAAGTTAAACTCCACCAGTTAactcacactggagagaaaccgtatCAGTGTGAAGATTGTGGCATGTGCTTCAGGGAGAAGAATACTCTTAAAGGGCACATgaggactcacacaggagagaaaccgtataagTGCAGAGAGTGTGGGAAATGCTTTAGATTGTTAGGTGCTTTAAAATGTCACCTACTAactcacactggagagaaaccgtatCGCTGCAACGTCTGTGGCAGATGCTTCAGTCAGTCCTCATCCCGCAAGACTCACATGAAAACTCACAAAATGGCTCACGCAGTAGATAGTCCACAGAGTGCAGAGAGACCAGACAGTGCAGAAAAGGCTTTGTCGGAGTAG